One region of Roseicitreum antarcticum genomic DNA includes:
- a CDS encoding asparaginase: protein MIEVLRGGQVESVHTGHAVICGPDGEIVAAWGDPSAVIYPRSSCKMLQALPLLESGAADALTPAHLALACASHSGGAIHTDLAGRWLADLGLSEGDLLCGCQEPSDRSARNGLIRSDAAPCQLHNNCSGKHVGFLMLNQRLGGGADYVDPAHPVQRAILQAFEDITQEASPWFGIDGCSAPNFATSVTGLARAMASFAAADSEGNARERAAVRLHRAMAAHPDLVAGQGRACTDLMRAMDGQAAIKFGAEAVYVAILPGQKLGIALKIVDGGVRAAEAAITALLIRAGVLDAAHPAALARLGGEMRNWRGISVGQIRTAAGFA, encoded by the coding sequence ATGATCGAGGTCTTGCGCGGTGGGCAGGTGGAAAGCGTGCACACCGGCCATGCGGTCATTTGCGGGCCGGACGGCGAAATCGTCGCGGCCTGGGGTGACCCGTCGGCGGTGATTTACCCGCGGTCCAGTTGCAAGATGTTGCAGGCGTTGCCGCTGCTGGAAAGCGGGGCCGCCGATGCCCTGACGCCCGCGCATCTGGCCCTGGCCTGTGCTTCGCATTCGGGTGGCGCAATCCATACCGATCTGGCCGGGCGCTGGCTGGCTGATCTGGGCCTGTCCGAGGGGGATTTGCTTTGCGGCTGTCAAGAGCCATCGGACCGCAGTGCGCGCAACGGGCTGATCCGGTCCGACGCAGCGCCTTGCCAACTGCACAACAATTGTTCGGGCAAGCATGTCGGATTCCTGATGTTGAATCAGCGACTTGGTGGTGGGGCTGATTATGTGGACCCAGCCCATCCCGTGCAGCGTGCCATCCTTCAGGCGTTCGAGGACATCACCCAGGAGGCAAGCCCCTGGTTCGGCATCGATGGCTGTTCCGCCCCTAATTTCGCGACCTCGGTGACAGGGTTGGCCCGGGCGATGGCGAGCTTTGCGGCAGCCGATTCCGAAGGCAACGCGCGTGAGCGAGCGGCGGTGCGCCTGCACCGCGCAATGGCGGCGCATCCCGATCTGGTCGCGGGGCAGGGGCGTGCATGCACCGATTTGATGCGCGCCATGGACGGGCAGGCCGCGATCAAGTTCGGGGCCGAGGCGGTCTATGTCGCCATCCTGCCGGGCCAGAAGCTGGGCATTGCGCTGAAGATCGTCGATGGTGGCGTGCGCGCCGCCGAGGCGGCGATAACCGCGCTGTTGATCCGGGCCGGGGTGCTGGACGCGGCGCATCCCGCCGCATTGGCCCGTCTGGGCGGAGAGATGCGCAACTGGCGTGGCATCAGTGTCGGCCAGATCCGAACTGCCGCCGGATTTGCCTGA
- a CDS encoding O-acetylhomoserine aminocarboxypropyltransferase/cysteine synthase family protein codes for MTTPHFETLQVHAGARPDPATGARQVPIYQTTAYVFRDADHAAALFNLQEVGYIYSRLTNPTVAALQERMAALEGGVGAVCCSSGHGAQIMALFPLMGPGKNVVASTRLYGGTVTQFSQTIKRFGWSAKFVDFDDTDAVEAAIDENTRAVFCESIANPGGYITDLDAISAISNKAGVPLIVDNTTATPYLCRPIEHGATLVVHSMTKYLTGNGTVTGGVVVDSGNFDWSASDKFPSLSAPEPAYHGLKFHETFGPMAFTFHGIAIGLRDLGMTLNPQAAHYTLMGIETLSLRMDRHVENAVKVANWLEADPRVDYVTYAGLPSSPYFDRVARICPKGASSLFTFALKGGYEACVKLIESVEIFSHVANLGDTRSLIIHSASTTHRQLSPEQQRAAGAAPEVVRLSIGIEHADDLIADLDQALAKAVA; via the coding sequence ATGACCACACCGCATTTTGAGACATTACAGGTTCACGCAGGCGCGCGGCCAGACCCGGCCACTGGCGCCCGGCAGGTGCCGATCTACCAGACCACCGCCTATGTGTTCCGCGATGCCGATCACGCCGCTGCGTTGTTCAACCTGCAAGAAGTCGGCTACATCTATTCCCGCCTGACAAACCCCACCGTCGCGGCCCTGCAAGAGCGTATGGCCGCGCTGGAAGGCGGCGTCGGGGCAGTGTGCTGTTCCTCGGGCCATGGCGCGCAGATCATGGCGCTGTTCCCGCTCATGGGGCCGGGCAAGAATGTTGTCGCCTCGACCCGCCTCTATGGCGGTACGGTCACGCAGTTCAGCCAGACGATCAAGCGCTTCGGCTGGTCGGCGAAATTCGTCGATTTCGACGATACCGACGCTGTCGAGGCCGCGATTGATGAGAACACACGCGCGGTGTTCTGCGAATCCATCGCCAACCCCGGCGGCTACATCACCGACCTGGATGCGATTTCCGCCATCTCAAACAAGGCCGGGGTGCCGCTGATCGTCGACAACACCACGGCGACGCCCTATCTCTGCCGCCCCATCGAGCACGGTGCCACGCTGGTGGTGCATTCGATGACGAAATACCTGACCGGCAACGGCACGGTCACAGGGGGCGTGGTTGTGGATTCGGGCAATTTTGATTGGTCGGCGAGCGACAAGTTCCCATCCCTCTCGGCCCCCGAGCCCGCCTATCACGGATTGAAATTCCACGAGACCTTTGGCCCGATGGCGTTCACTTTCCACGGAATTGCCATTGGTCTGCGCGACCTTGGCATGACGCTGAACCCGCAGGCGGCGCATTATACGCTGATGGGGATAGAGACCTTGTCGCTGCGCATGGATCGTCATGTGGAGAATGCCGTGAAGGTCGCCAACTGGCTGGAGGCCGACCCCCGCGTGGATTATGTCACCTACGCCGGGCTGCCCTCTTCGCCCTATTTCGACCGCGTCGCGCGGATCTGTCCGAAGGGCGCATCGTCGCTGTTCACCTTCGCGCTGAAGGGCGGGTATGAGGCCTGCGTCAAGTTGATTGAATCGGTCGAGATCTTCAGCCACGTCGCCAACCTTGGCGATACGCGGTCGCTCATCATCCACTCGGCCAGCACCACGCACCGCCAGTTGTCGCCCGAACAGCAACGCGCCGCAGGTGCCGCGCCCGAGGTGGTTCGGCTTTCCATCGGAATCGAACATGCTGATGACCTGATTGCGGATCTGGACCAGGCGTTGGCGAAGGCCGTGGCCTGA
- a CDS encoding GlsB/YeaQ/YmgE family stress response membrane protein, whose product MPLILLAVVGALAGYVATRLMRVQVDLPTAMGIGVIGALVGGVGLRVLMNASGWIVTFVVATLTSMALIWLWKYFRTWF is encoded by the coding sequence ATGCCGCTGATCTTGCTGGCGGTGGTCGGCGCGCTGGCAGGCTATGTCGCAACCCGGCTGATGCGGGTGCAGGTGGACCTGCCGACAGCGATGGGCATCGGCGTGATCGGCGCGCTTGTCGGCGGGGTCGGCCTGCGGGTTTTGATGAACGCAAGCGGCTGGATTGTCACTTTCGTGGTCGCCACGCTGACCTCAATGGCGCTGATCTGGCTTTGGAAGTATTTCCGCACCTGGTTCTAG
- the rlmN gene encoding 23S rRNA (adenine(2503)-C(2))-methyltransferase RlmN: MTATAPITQDFLTIPRKTAPGSKINLVGMTRPQLTDALIAMGTPERQAKMRVGQIWQWVYHWGIRDFEAMTNLGKAYRAQLAETFVVEIPQLVTRQISDDGTRKYLVRIAGGHEVEVVYIPEEGRGTLCISSQVGCTLTCSFCHTGTQKLVRNLTPGEIVGQVMLARDDLDEWPRQGEPKNEVRLISNVVLMGMGEPLYNFDNVRDAMQVVMDNEGISLSRRRITLSTSGVVPEIARTAQEIGCLLAVSFHATTDAVRDTLVPINKRWNIETLLTALRDYPHLSNSERITFEYVMLKDVNDSDEDARRLVRLIRGIPAKINLIPFNEWPGAPYQRSDWARIEAFADIIYKAGYASPIRTPRGEDIMAACGQLKSDTARERKSRAQIAAETASGSMAPALSAAPDAGGH; this comes from the coding sequence ATGACCGCGACCGCCCCCATCACCCAAGACTTTCTGACCATACCGCGCAAAACAGCGCCGGGCAGCAAGATCAATCTGGTCGGCATGACGCGCCCGCAACTGACCGATGCGCTGATCGCCATGGGCACGCCCGAGCGGCAGGCGAAAATGCGCGTCGGCCAGATCTGGCAATGGGTCTACCACTGGGGCATTCGCGATTTCGAGGCGATGACCAACCTTGGCAAAGCCTATCGCGCACAACTGGCCGAAACGTTCGTGGTTGAAATTCCGCAGCTGGTCACCCGGCAGATCAGCGATGATGGCACCCGGAAGTATCTGGTGCGCATCGCGGGCGGGCACGAGGTCGAAGTCGTATATATCCCCGAAGAAGGGCGCGGCACGCTGTGTATCAGCTCACAAGTCGGCTGCACGCTGACCTGTTCGTTCTGCCACACCGGCACGCAGAAACTGGTGCGTAACCTGACGCCCGGGGAAATCGTCGGGCAGGTCATGCTGGCGCGCGACGACCTGGACGAATGGCCCCGGCAGGGTGAGCCGAAAAACGAGGTGCGCCTGATCTCGAACGTCGTGCTGATGGGCATGGGTGAGCCGCTTTACAACTTCGACAACGTGCGCGATGCGATGCAGGTGGTGATGGACAACGAAGGCATCAGCCTGTCGCGGCGGCGCATCACCCTGTCCACCAGCGGCGTGGTGCCCGAAATCGCCCGCACCGCGCAGGAAATCGGCTGCCTGCTGGCCGTCAGCTTCCACGCAACCACCGACGCGGTGCGCGATACGCTGGTACCGATCAACAAGCGCTGGAACATCGAGACACTGCTGACGGCGTTGCGCGATTATCCTCACCTGTCGAACAGCGAGCGGATTACCTTTGAATATGTGATGCTGAAGGACGTGAATGATTCCGATGAGGATGCGCGACGGCTGGTCCGGCTGATCCGGGGCATCCCCGCCAAGATCAATCTAATCCCGTTCAACGAATGGCCCGGCGCGCCTTACCAACGGTCCGACTGGGCGCGGATCGAGGCCTTCGCCGACATCATCTACAAGGCGGGCTACGCCAGCCCGATCCGCACCCCGCGCGGCGAAGACATCATGGCGGCCTGCGGGCAGCTGAAATCCGACACCGCGCGCGAACGCAAATCCCGCGCCCAGATAGCGGCGGAAACCGCCTCGGGCAGCATGGCGCCGGCACTCTCTGCCGCGCCGGACGCCGGGGGGCACTGA
- a CDS encoding CheR family methyltransferase, translated as MNGITVSAKNIGVERDLAFTMEDFSRIASFLHDSTGIRLSDANEPMVFSRLAGRIRALGFDSFSTYLDMAWNSRSADERDHLISALTTNTTHFFREKYHFDILCEDILPDLIKRARAGDRIRIWSAACSSGEEAYSIALCIFRAFPDVLSHNVRILATDVDQEILKRAEAGSYLTTSVQDIPQQYLDIGFDATADQSRYIVKSGIRDLVSFRRLNLIQSWPFSGKFDLIFCRNVAIYMDLETQTKIWNGFRLVLRQGGYLFIGHSERLSPSTKEYFELVGNTAYKMINPNNKLDRGRNTSADRGY; from the coding sequence ATGAATGGTATAACCGTCAGCGCCAAGAATATCGGGGTGGAGCGTGATCTTGCGTTCACAATGGAAGACTTTTCGCGCATAGCCAGCTTTCTTCATGACAGTACCGGAATCCGGTTGTCCGACGCGAACGAACCAATGGTATTCTCACGGCTTGCGGGCCGAATTCGGGCGCTCGGCTTCGATAGTTTCTCGACATATCTTGATATGGCTTGGAACTCTAGATCGGCGGATGAACGTGATCACCTTATTTCGGCACTGACGACGAATACGACACATTTTTTTCGTGAAAAGTACCACTTTGATATATTGTGTGAAGACATTCTTCCAGACCTGATAAAAAGGGCGCGTGCGGGAGACAGAATCCGCATTTGGTCTGCCGCCTGTTCGAGCGGTGAAGAGGCTTATAGTATTGCGCTATGTATTTTCCGCGCTTTTCCAGATGTCCTCTCCCATAATGTGCGGATCCTGGCGACAGATGTGGATCAGGAAATTCTGAAGCGTGCTGAAGCTGGGTCATATCTGACGACCAGCGTACAGGATATTCCTCAGCAGTACCTTGATATCGGATTTGATGCCACCGCAGACCAGTCGCGCTATATTGTAAAATCCGGTATCAGAGATTTGGTATCCTTTCGGCGATTGAACCTGATACAGAGCTGGCCGTTTTCTGGAAAATTTGATCTGATTTTCTGTCGCAACGTCGCGATATATATGGATTTAGAGACACAGACTAAGATATGGAATGGATTTCGCCTTGTCTTGCGCCAGGGAGGTTATCTTTTCATTGGGCATTCCGAACGACTTTCACCTTCAACCAAAGAGTATTTCGAATTGGTTGGGAACACCGCCTATAAAATGATCAACCCAAACAATAAACTGGACCGAGGCCGAAATACCAGCGCAGATAGAGGATACTGA
- a CDS encoding NAD(P)/FAD-dependent oxidoreductase, whose amino-acid sequence MGAGMAGVACGRALADAGHMPLILDKGRGIGGRIATRRSTNVQFDHGAQYVTARHPEFAAVLDAMRRDGAAANWVDGTGRQHVVGTPGMSALVRYLAKGLDIRQQVEVTALHRVAEGWQIETADRPITARRIIVTTPAPQTAALLGPDHVFAAHLSGVEMAPCLTLMATTRATPAPPFVSQRQTNSPLAWIAQDSHKPGRAAAGLCTWVAQASAEWSARHLEHDKDAIAQLMLPLLCTHLGISVADVESAAAHRWRYARVNTPLGQPFLRDADASVYAGGDWCLGPRVEAAWQSGTAIAHDILG is encoded by the coding sequence ATTGGTGCCGGCATGGCGGGCGTGGCCTGTGGCAGGGCGTTGGCCGATGCCGGGCATATGCCCCTGATCCTCGACAAGGGGCGCGGTATTGGCGGCCGCATCGCGACCCGGCGCAGCACCAATGTACAGTTCGACCACGGCGCGCAATACGTCACCGCCCGCCACCCCGAATTCGCCGCCGTGCTGGACGCGATGCGGCGCGATGGTGCCGCGGCAAACTGGGTGGACGGGACCGGACGGCAACATGTCGTTGGCACCCCAGGCATGTCTGCGTTGGTCCGGTATCTTGCCAAGGGACTGGACATCCGCCAACAGGTCGAAGTGACGGCCCTGCACCGCGTCGCCGAGGGCTGGCAGATCGAAACCGCTGACCGACCGATCACCGCTCGCCGCATCATCGTCACCACACCCGCGCCGCAAACGGCAGCGCTTTTAGGGCCCGATCATGTGTTCGCCGCACACCTTTCAGGCGTCGAAATGGCGCCCTGCCTGACGCTGATGGCGACGACCCGCGCGACACCCGCACCCCCTTTCGTCAGCCAGCGCCAGACCAACAGCCCACTGGCCTGGATCGCGCAGGACAGCCACAAACCGGGACGCGCGGCGGCGGGCCTTTGCACCTGGGTTGCGCAGGCCAGCGCAGAATGGAGCGCCCGACACCTTGAGCACGACAAGGACGCCATTGCACAGCTGATGCTCCCACTGCTTTGCACCCACCTTGGAATCAGCGTCGCCGATGTAGAAAGCGCCGCTGCCCACCGCTGGCGCTACGCACGGGTGAACACACCACTGGGCCAACCGTTTTTGCGCGACGCAGACGCAAGCGTCTACGCTGGCGGCGACTGGTGCCTTGGTCCCCGGGTGGAAGCCGCTTGGCAAAGCGGCACCGCCATCGCCCACGATATCCTCGGTTGA
- a CDS encoding response regulator — protein sequence MALRDSLSVMVVDDMSTSRSIIIMALEEMGVKKIDFRRDGNEALPSLVANPVHIVISDYNMPGMDGLGLLKGLRDNKSTARIGFILVSGRIDQEILSKGRALGMNNFIQKPFSTPQLRSCIQAVVGPL from the coding sequence ATGGCACTACGAGACAGTCTTTCGGTTATGGTGGTGGACGACATGTCTACGAGCCGCAGCATCATTATTATGGCCCTTGAAGAAATGGGTGTGAAAAAAATCGACTTTCGTCGGGACGGGAACGAAGCGCTGCCATCCTTGGTCGCCAATCCCGTTCACATCGTGATTTCCGACTACAACATGCCCGGGATGGATGGGCTTGGCCTGTTGAAGGGTCTTCGGGACAATAAATCCACCGCCAGGATAGGGTTCATTTTGGTGAGTGGCCGCATTGATCAGGAAATTCTGAGCAAAGGGCGCGCGCTTGGAATGAACAACTTCATTCAGAAACCCTTCAGTACACCTCAATTGCGGAGCTGTATTCAGGCCGTGGTCGGTCCGCTTTAG
- a CDS encoding amino acid ABC transporter ATP-binding protein — MSEALSTETSEAAIDLSKLKVSDEVAIQVTKMNKWYGTFHVLRDIDMTVYRGERIVVCGPSGSGKSTLIRCMNRLEEHQAGQIMVDGTELSSDLKNIDKVRSEVGMVFQHFNLFPHLTILENCTLAPIWVRKTPKREAEEVAMHFLEKVKIPEQANKYPGQLSGGQQQRVAIARSLCMRPRIMLFDEPTSALDPEMIKEVLDTMVSLAEEGMTMICVTHEMGFARQVANRVIFMDQGQIVEQNEPEEFFLNPKSDRTKLFLSQILGH, encoded by the coding sequence ATGTCCGAAGCACTCTCTACAGAGACGTCAGAAGCCGCCATTGACCTGAGCAAGCTCAAAGTATCCGATGAGGTTGCGATCCAGGTCACCAAGATGAACAAATGGTACGGAACGTTCCACGTCCTGCGCGACATCGACATGACCGTGTACCGGGGCGAACGCATCGTGGTCTGCGGCCCATCCGGGTCCGGTAAATCGACGCTGATACGCTGCATGAACCGGCTGGAGGAACATCAGGCCGGGCAAATCATGGTCGATGGGACAGAGCTGTCCTCCGACCTGAAGAACATCGACAAGGTGCGGTCCGAGGTCGGCATGGTCTTCCAGCACTTCAACCTGTTCCCGCATCTGACCATTTTGGAAAACTGCACCCTCGCCCCGATCTGGGTCCGCAAGACACCCAAGCGCGAAGCCGAGGAAGTGGCGATGCATTTCCTCGAAAAGGTCAAGATCCCGGAACAGGCCAACAAATACCCCGGCCAATTGTCGGGTGGCCAGCAACAGCGCGTCGCGATCGCGCGCAGCCTTTGCATGCGCCCGCGCATCATGCTGTTTGATGAGCCGACATCGGCGCTGGACCCCGAGATGATCAAGGAGGTGTTGGACACCATGGTCAGCTTGGCCGAGGAAGGCATGACCATGATCTGCGTGACACACGAAATGGGCTTTGCCCGTCAGGTGGCAAACCGCGTGATCTTCATGGATCAGGGCCAGATCGTTGAACAGAACGAGCCAGAGGAATTCTTCCTCAACCCCAAATCAGATCGCACCAAGCTGTTCCTGAGCCAGATCCTGGGGCATTGA
- a CDS encoding amino acid ABC transporter permease: MSLMDKSTLSYVRKDMLPEQTPPLAQAGGHRWVRDNLFSGWLNTILTLASIYVVYAAIMAIGPWLMNSVWNAESLTECREILDGTAGACWGVIKARWHQLLFGFYPEELYWRPVLTLILLFVSLAPVLFPNVPRKLLYLSAAFPFIGFHLLWGGSIWLPITAAAGFVVGFFAYRFAKVVSPLIGVGAAIIAPVLWWLIVAGPLTEALASILPIGLEAVRSDRFGGFMISLIIGFSGISLSLPIGILLALGRQSDMIFVKSVCVMFIEFIRGVPLITLLFTASLLLNYFLPPGTSFDLILRVIIMVTVFASAYMAEVVRGGLAALPNGQYEAADALGLDYWKAQRLIIMPQALKISIPGIVNTFIGLFKDTTLVVFIGLLDPIGLSNAIRADSNWQGIYWELFIFIGALFFIFCFGMSRYSMSLERRLKTDHR, translated from the coding sequence GTGAGCCTGATGGACAAATCAACTCTGTCATACGTCCGCAAGGACATGCTGCCCGAACAAACGCCGCCCCTTGCACAGGCGGGGGGGCACCGATGGGTACGCGACAACCTGTTCTCTGGCTGGCTCAACACCATTCTGACCCTTGCGTCGATCTATGTGGTCTATGCGGCGATCATGGCGATCGGTCCCTGGCTGATGAACTCTGTCTGGAACGCCGAGTCGCTGACCGAATGCCGCGAGATCCTGGACGGCACAGCGGGTGCCTGCTGGGGCGTCATCAAGGCGCGCTGGCACCAACTGCTTTTCGGGTTCTACCCCGAGGAACTGTACTGGCGTCCGGTGCTGACGCTGATCTTGCTGTTCGTGTCGCTGGCGCCCGTGCTGTTCCCCAATGTACCGCGCAAGCTGCTGTATCTCAGCGCGGCCTTCCCCTTCATCGGCTTTCACCTGCTGTGGGGCGGGTCGATCTGGCTTCCGATCACGGCGGCGGCGGGCTTTGTGGTGGGTTTCTTCGCCTATCGCTTTGCCAAGGTTGTCAGCCCGCTGATCGGTGTGGGGGCGGCCATCATCGCCCCGGTGCTGTGGTGGCTGATCGTGGCCGGCCCGTTGACTGAAGCGCTGGCTTCGATACTGCCCATCGGCTTGGAAGCGGTGCGGTCCGACCGTTTCGGCGGCTTCATGATCTCGCTCATCATCGGGTTTTCAGGGATCTCGCTATCGCTGCCCATCGGCATCTTGCTGGCACTGGGCCGGCAGTCGGACATGATCTTCGTCAAATCCGTCTGCGTGATGTTCATCGAGTTCATTCGCGGCGTGCCGCTGATCACACTGCTGTTCACCGCATCGCTGCTGCTGAACTACTTCCTGCCGCCCGGCACTTCGTTCGACCTGATCTTGCGGGTCATCATCATGGTGACGGTCTTCGCCTCGGCCTATATGGCCGAAGTGGTGCGCGGCGGTCTGGCCGCCCTGCCCAACGGCCAGTATGAGGCCGCCGACGCGTTGGGGCTGGACTACTGGAAGGCCCAGCGGCTGATCATCATGCCACAGGCGCTGAAGATCTCGATCCCCGGGATCGTGAACACCTTCATCGGCCTCTTCAAGGATACGACACTGGTGGTCTTCATCGGCCTTCTCGACCCTATCGGTCTGTCGAACGCGATCCGCGCCGACAGCAACTGGCAAGGCATCTACTGGGAGTTGTTCATCTTCATCGGCGCCCTGTTCTTCATCTTCTGTTTCGGAATGTCGCGATACTCCATGTCCCTGGAGCGGCGTCTGAAAACCGACCATCGTTAA
- a CDS encoding invasion associated locus B family protein, which yields MTAWAMKCIVGAAMAVGVAGAALGQDSTNRVAVETAWSVFVEDSPQECWAVSAPRETVNTRDGRAVSVRRGDILLFAIYRPGGSNTAEISFTGGYPFAEDSTVGLTIGTDEYQLFTEGEWAWAASAEDDASIAAAMRRGTDAVLTARSSRGTNTRDTFSLFGFTAATEEAARRCESS from the coding sequence ATGACCGCATGGGCTATGAAATGCATCGTCGGGGCTGCAATGGCGGTTGGGGTTGCCGGGGCAGCGCTCGGACAGGACTCGACCAATCGCGTCGCAGTTGAAACCGCGTGGAGCGTGTTTGTCGAAGACTCGCCGCAGGAATGCTGGGCGGTTTCCGCCCCGCGCGAGACCGTCAATACCCGCGACGGCCGCGCCGTGTCGGTGCGGCGGGGCGACATCTTGCTGTTCGCGATCTACCGCCCGGGCGGTAGCAATACCGCTGAAATCTCGTTCACCGGCGGCTATCCTTTCGCAGAAGATTCAACTGTGGGCCTGACCATCGGCACCGATGAATACCAGCTTTTCACCGAAGGTGAATGGGCCTGGGCTGCTTCGGCCGAAGACGACGCCAGCATCGCCGCCGCCATGCGCCGCGGCACCGATGCTGTCCTTACGGCCCGCTCATCGCGCGGCACCAACACACGCGACACCTTCTCGCTGTTTGGCTTCACTGCCGCGACGGAAGAAGCCGCGCGCCGGTGCGAAAGCAGCTGA